The Malus domestica chromosome 08, GDT2T_hap1 genomic interval AAAGTACTTTCTTGGCATTGAAATGGCCAAGTCTCACAAAGGGTTGTTTCTCAgtcaaagaaagtatgttgTTGATTTACTCACTGAGGCTAAGCTCACATATTGCAAGCTTGCCACCACACCTGTTGATAGCAAAATGAAGATTGATTCTACTGGAGAACCTCTCCTTAACATAAGCTACTACCAAAGATTGGTAGGTAAGTTTATCTACCTCACTATCACACGTCCAGACATCACCTATGTTGTCAGCTTAGTtagtcagtttatgcatgctCCCACAATGCAACATATTCACCTTGTTAAACGTATTCTTCGTTATCTCAAAGGTTCATTGGACATGGGCATTCTTATGTCAAACAATCAGTCCACAGAAATTAATGCTTACATCGATGCAGACTGGGCAGGTAGTACAATTGACAGAAAATCTACCACTGGATATTGCACTTTCGTTAGGGGAAACCTTGTGACATGGAAGAGTAAAAAGCAAACTGTTATAGCACGATCTAGTGCTGAAGCGGAGTATCGAGCAATGGCAGCCACTGCATGCGAACTAATTTAGCTTAAAGGCTTGGTTTCAGATTTAGGGTTCCCACATCAAGCCCTCATGTCTCTCATGTGTGATAACCAAGCTGCCATGCACATTGTAGCTAATCCTGTTTTTCATGAAAGAACCAAGCACATTGAGGTGGACTACCATTTCATCTGAGCTCAAGTTCAAACACAAGTCATTCAGACTCAATTCACTTGAAGCCATGATCAATTGGTTGGCTTATTCACTAAGGCTTTACCCTCTTCTTAGTTACACAAGCTTTTGAGCAAGCTTGGCTCGACTACACTTCACGATctagcttgagggggagtgttggaaccAGTCACACTAAACCCTAGCATCATGGATACACAAGTCAACCGCCAGTTTTCCACCTCCTCGATTTAAGGCACTTAACATGTTGATTACTTCTTAGTCTATCCTAGGTTTAACCGGTCTCTAGGGTTCCATGTAAAGATGGTTGCTTGTAACCATCTGTTTCTCTCGCCCATATATACTGCATTGTACATTCAGAATTACTTATGAAATAGAAAACACTTTGAAACCAAAAATCTACATAGATACTGCATGAAaataaggaagaagaagaaaaagcagTATCTCTAGCCTTGAAAATGGAGGTGCTCCTAGGAGGAGGATCATCTGTAAGAATGAACAGAAAACACGTATACAAGGTTAATGCAATTTGCAAAATAAGCTTCGTAGCCTCTTGGGGCATTTGCTAATTTTCTCACCCTAGGTCGCAGGCATACCTTATAGAATAGAACGATGTCCTCCTCCAAGACTTCAGCCGACCCATCTATGAAACATGGGAACAACACACCGCGGTCTTTGAATTGGAAAAGAATCTCAGCAAAAAAGGCGGGTAGAAACTATTGGTGAAGAATCACAATCCACAGGCTCAATCGACCAGCTTTCTGGAGCAAAGGCAACGAGAAGGCAAGTCACAGGCTCATCCTGAATCAGCTTTTCGGGACAAATGCGGCTAGGGCATTTGCATAAGCAGGGGAGAGGTTACTCAAAAGGCGCTGCATCTGTTGGCCATAGAGTGAAATCAGGTGAGCAAAAGCTCTTCCGATTTGTGCTTTTACTTCAGGAGTTTCAACTGGTGATGGCACAACTTGAGCAAATACATTAACCAAATCTGGGACTAGAAAAAGGATCTGcttggaaaatagaatgaatcGGTAAGAAAACTATGGTCACCTCCATAAAGAAAATGgataagaaaacaagaaaaacagaaaagaccAAGTAAGTTCACCTTCTAGGATTACCCGATACACAGGGAGCTTCCATAGAGGGATCCCACATAGTTTGTATGATTCcgtacacatatattataaatgtgtgtgtgtgtgtgtaaagcAGTGTGAGCTTTGAAGATGAAATCAAAGTTCATATCTATAAGCACAAGAATATTCAATCTTCCTAAATAATCTACATGGCACAGATTCAATATTTTGGTCCGGAAGTGGCAATAAGTTGTTGGGATCTAATCCATTGTCACACACATGCAGATGATGCCATGATGGTGAAAGATTTGAAGTTCACGCCCTTTGTTCAACACCAGTATCGTCATCTGATAACTGCATGTTTAAGGGTCAGTGAGGAGGGTTTCTGAAATGGAGAGGTGTTGTGTCGGGTGGGGGTGGGTGGGTGAGGCAGATGGGAAAAAATATTTGTAATCTTTAAATATCATTTGATCCTCGCCCGGTGTGCTGAACAAGATTCGTTCTTCTCCTGCCAAATAGAGTGGGTCTGAGAATATAGTGGTCTCCCTATTATAAAAACTACAGGGTTCATATAAAAATTCAAAGCCCCCCCAGATTCCCATATATTGGCTCCGCCACTCACGCCATTTTGGACTCTAAAAGTAGTGTACGTATAGTGCTGAAGAAAACAACACGCAGATGACGGTGATCGATGAACCAACACCCTAACCGTTATCTGATAATTAATTGCTTGTTTTCACAGTGGCTacttttcatcatttttttatagTAGGGTTGGTGGGGGtttttgaattggatgaattatTGGAGAGAAATAGAAGGGTTATGTCAGTTGGCGTGCAACACAAGAGAAAAAAGATTTACATGTTTTACTCTACGTACAGATATAATTTGGATTGGTTGAGAGTAACATACAGCTTGccgttcaatatatatatatatatatatcattaagAGTAGAGCCTCAAAACCTATCAGTTAGCTAGCTGGTGAGAAGAAAAAGATGGCTTCCAGGACCCAAACAGCGACCAAAATTCCAGTAGTAGATTTCTCCCAAGAGGATTGCTGGAAGTCAGGGACAAGTTCTTGGCTCTCAGTACGCAGAGACGTTTGTAATGCTCTCGAAGAGTTTGCCTGTTTCCTGGCAGTCCTTCCCAACAAAGTTTCCCGGGAGCTTAATGACACCATGTTTGGGACATTCAACGAGTTGTTTGATTTCCCCGACGAAATTAAAGCACAATTTCCTCAGGATAAACCTCTAGTTGAGGGTTACGTAAGGCTGCCTACCCGTGAATCCATGTCATTTCGTTCAAGCACTGAAAAAATAAAGAACGTCACACGTCAACTTTGGCCGGAAGGAAATGACCAGTTTCGGTATAAATTACTGCACATTTCAATAGTTTTAGCAGTTTTTTCTACATCTTGATACTTACTGCTATATGTTTTGTTATCAACACTTTTGATTTCTTTATCAACAAGCTAATGCGAATCTGTCCTTAAACGGTTATACTTGTTCttcctaataataataatttgttcTTTATATCTTGGGCAGTGAGAGTGCTGATCTGTATTCAAAAGTGATGACAGAATTAAATCAAGTTGTGACAAAAATGGTATTTGAAAACTACAAGGTAGAGAAATACCACGATGATCACATCCAATCGACCATGCCCATTACCCTACTTATAAAATATGATGAACCCAAGACAAATGAAACTGAAACTGTTCTACACAATCATACAGACAAGTGTTTTACTACCATACTCCATCAAGAATCGTATGGTGTTGAGATAAGCACAAAAGATAACGAGTGGATTGGTTATGATCCTCTGCCTTCATCATTATTATTCCTAGCAGGTGATGGACTTCAGGTGCGTCAACACCCTTTCATTAATCTTGCTTTAGTTTCATGGATTTTAGCTCTCTCTTCATGGATATGTCGTTCAGGCATCCTTTTTGTAGGGCTCAGTTCTCAATGTGTTTCAACAATTTAACCATCTATCATTAAGGTCTTCTCTCAAATATATTCTTCTCAAAAATTACCCAAATCCAAAATCATATGATTGTTGGATTAAATGATAGTCATTTTAGTTTTTCCTTTGAAGAACTATATTCGTCTTTTTCTTGACTACAATTGGATCTCTTAATTGTTTTAGATTTGCctagtttttttttactttttttggaaaggataatctatgaataatgaattaaaatataaatgatTCAGATTGTTAAAAGAAAGTTATGAAATGGTCATCACAAGATGTCAATCAAATAAGCTTTATTTGAGGGATAACAGAAGTTTATATATAACCTAAGAACTATTACATGACGGAAGTTAGCAATGTATGTGCCAAATTAGCAAAACAATAAGCGGTTATGTGGCTTCTCTAAAAATGTGATTAATCATTGATGTATATTCAAACTAACCTAATAATAGATTAACTTAAACCAATATTAACTCGCAAGCACACGACTCAATAGTAGTATAGATATGCAAGTACGAGGTCAATTTTGCAGGAATTGCCTTAAAACCATTTAAACC includes:
- the LOC114826655 gene encoding probable 2-oxoglutarate-dependent dioxygenase AOP1 produces the protein MASRTQTATKIPVVDFSQEDCWKSGTSSWLSVRRDVCNALEEFACFLAVLPNKVSRELNDTMFGTFNELFDFPDEIKAQFPQDKPLVEGYVRLPTRESMSFRSSTEKIKNVTRQLWPEGNDQFRESADLYSKVMTELNQVVTKMVFENYKVEKYHDDHIQSTMPITLLIKYDEPKTNETETVLHNHTDKCFTTILHQESYGVEISTKDNEWIGYDPLPSSLLFLAGDGLQVWSNDRIKSCMHRVVLKENKVRYSFGQFFWNKGVMYVPNELTDEDHPMQYKPIDLVEYLQYYYENMSTVGFDFSVKDYCGKHDATNMSLKGGVGK